The following are encoded in a window of Kitasatospora fiedleri genomic DNA:
- a CDS encoding DUF397 domain-containing protein: MTTPGTARWRKSSYSNGDGGGCIEVDDAHPGHVRDSKDPGGPVLAFAPADWAAFVTATVSGEFGNV, translated from the coding sequence ATGACGACACCTGGTACCGCCCGATGGCGGAAGAGCAGCTACAGCAACGGCGACGGCGGCGGATGCATCGAGGTGGACGACGCCCACCCCGGCCACGTCCGGGACTCCAAGGACCCCGGCGGCCCCGTCCTCGCCTTCGCCCCCGCCGACTGGGCGGCCTTCGTCACCGCGACCGTGTCCGGGGAGTTCGGCAACGTCTGA